A window of the Hevea brasiliensis isolate MT/VB/25A 57/8 chromosome 6, ASM3005281v1, whole genome shotgun sequence genome harbors these coding sequences:
- the LOC110648515 gene encoding uncharacterized protein LOC110648515 isoform X2 — protein MAVAGLHNVSVLDSSFLREPQSEAVTIRGDDGRTSTRASSVLRMWRELEDEHVVSHGRERFGGRMPNNRSDGLSSDLSRMDISDSHGSEHSGTSEDVSVSENDYGQWSPGPIGSENGQDDTSDLGEIARERVRQIFQEWMNCAARECTSNISWRSNSSRAQWLGETEQERVRIIREWVQMNSRQRGTCVDHRQEHGAELVGQIEQVLDGSVVNPNVGQIEHTRRGIRRLCGRQALLDMLKRAERERHHELQVLLEHRAVSQFAHRNRIQSLLRGRFLRNGRMIEDKRPTSIAASELGLLRQRHTVSGLREGFFSRLDHSIYGQVSSSASDTSSNTDINGNGSEQTQVNNSQQVVDGFHEQTESNIEETDNHGLSDGRTDIGSNIVEDRSSQESTSASEVESGKVPENEIRDRQQTMSTEFVGSRDGTGEEVNGNWREGTNENVAGEQIRLQSTSEVFSQQLEPNGNENSAPILSNHVDDLDGNEVEDVNQHGSAALVDQWQSQVLGSEDGGSFADGFGSNEWRDGIQDNMDGHQHETIANEWLVNDDRDEASEVWHQDGGFQEAVQSWLEEPSEREAVPAGRMDPSYLPDDDNAYSMEIRELLNRRSVSTLLRSGFRESLDQLIRSYVERQSHAPLDWELQGTSPTSADQELEQHSGDQNEGQQDSVQNSPLALPSPSIPPVQQLWDQESQHFTWSHHDMHQRFGIEWDIINDLRIDMARLQQRMNNMQRMLEACMDMQLELQRSIREEVSAALNRSAGSAGMCENGLPEDSSKWDHVRKGICCICCDSNIDSLLYRCGHMCTCSKCANELVQKGEKCPMCRAPVIEVIRAYSIL, from the exons ATGGCTGTTGCTGGTCTACACAATGTTTCTGTACTTGATTCTTCATTTCTTAGAGAACCTCAATCAGAAGCTGTGACAATAAGGGGTGATGATGGCAGAACTAGCACCCGAGCTTCATCAGTCCTGCGAATGTGGCGGGAGCTTGAGGATGAGCATGTGGTGAGTCATGGCCGAGAGAGATTTGGTGGGAGAATGCCCAACAATAGAAGTGATGGTTTGAGTTCTGACCTGTCAAGGATGGATATTTCTGACAGCCATGGTAGTGAGCATAGTGGCACCTCAGAGGATGTGAGTGTGAGTGAGAATGACTATGGACAATGGTCTCCAGGTCCAATTGGATCAGAGAATGGTCAAGACGATACTTCTGATCTGGGTGAGATTGCAAGGGAAAGGGTAAGGCAGATTTTTCAGGAATGGATGAACTGCGCTGCAAGGGAATGCACATCTAATATTTCCTGGAGGAGCAATAGTTCTAGGGCACAATGGCTTGGTGAAACTGAGCAGGAGAGGGTAAGAATTATAAGGGAGTGGGTACAAATGAACAGCCGACAGAGAGGTACTTGTGTTGACCATAGACAAGAGCATGGTGCTGAACTTGTGGGTCAAATAGAGCAAGTTCTTGATGGATCAGTTGTTAACCCCAATGTAGGACAAATTGAGCATACACGGAGGGGCATTCGTCGGTTATGTGGTAGACAGGCTCTGCTTGATATGCTTAAAAGGGCTGAGAGAGAAAGGCATCATGAGCTTCAAGTTCTGTTGGAGCATCGGGCTGTATCACAATTTGCTCATCGCAACCGTATTCAG TCATTACTCAGAGGTAGGTTCTTGCGAAATGGCAGAATGATTGAAGACAAGAGGCCTACATCCATAGCTGCAAGTGAATTGGGCTTACTGAGGCAAAGACATACAGTATCTGGTTTGAG GGAAGGGTTTTTCTCCAGATTGGACCATTCTATTTATGGTCAAGTAAGCAGCAGTGCCTCTGATACTTCATCTAACACTGACATCAATGGTAATGGAAGTGAACAAACCCAAGTAAATAATTCACAACAGGTTGTAGATGGATTTCATGAACAAACAGAGTCAAATATTGAGGAAACTGACAACCACGGGTTATCAGATGGTAGAACTGATATAGGAAGTAACATTGTTGAAGATAGAAGTTCTCAGGAATCTACTTCTGCTTCAGAAGTGGAGTCAGGAAAAGTTCCAGAGAATGAGATAAGAGACAGGCAACAAACCATGAGTACCGAATTTGTTGGAAGCAGAGATGGTACTGGAGAAGAGGTGAATGGAAACTGGAGAGAAGGTACCAATGAAAATGTAGCTGGAGAGCAAATTCGTCTGCAGTCAACCAGTGAAGTATTTTCTCAACAATTAGAGCCAAATGGGAATGAAAATTCTGCCCCCATCTTATCCAATCATGTGGATGATTTGGATGGCAATGAAGTTGAAGATGTAAATCAGCATGGATCTGCTGCACTAGTAGACCAGTGGCAGAGTCAAGTTTTAGGAAGTGAAGACGGAGGCTCGTTTGCAGATGGTTTTGGATCTAATGAATGGAGAGATGGTATTCAAGATAACATGGATGGACATCAACATGAAACCATTGCTAATGAATGGCTGGTAAATGATGATAGAGATGAAGCCTCTGAGGTGTGGCACCAAGATGGTGGTTTTCAAGAGGCCGTTCAAAGTTGGTTAGAAGAGCCTTCTGAACGGGAAGCTGTTCCTGCTGGAAGGATGGATCCTTCTTATTTACCTGATGATGACAATGCGTACAGTATGGAAATCAGGGAACTCCTAAATAG GAGAAGTGTCTCTACTCTTCTTCGTAGTGGTTTCCGTGAGAGTCTTGATCAATTGATACGATCTTATGTGGAAAGGCAAAGCCATGCTCCCCTTGATTGGGAACTGCAAGGAACATCACCCACATCAGCTGACCAAGAACTGGAGCAGCATAGTGGGGATCAGAATGAGGGTCAGCAAGATTCTGTTCAGAATTCCCCCCTTGCTCTACCTTCTCCATCAATTCCCCCTGTACAGCAGCTCTGGGACCAGGAGTCCCAGCATTTTACATGGTCACACCATGACATGCATCAACGCTTTGGAATT GAGTGGGACATCATTAATGATTTGAGGATTGACATGGCTAGGTTACAACAAAGGATGAATAACATGCAGAGGATGCTGGAAGCCTGTATGGACATGCAACTTGAGTTGCAGAGGTCAATTAGGGAAGAAGTTTCTGCTGCTCTAAATCGCTCAGCTGGATCAGCAG GTATGTGCGAGAATGGTTTGCCAGAGGATAGTTCTAAATGGGATCATGTGAGAAAAGGAATTTGCTGTATATGTTGTGATAGCAATATAGACTCTTTGCTGTACAG ATGTGGGCACATGTGCACTTGTTCAAAATGTGCAAATGAGTTGGTCCAAAAAGGAGAAAAGTGTCCAATGTGCAGGGCACCTGTAATTGAGGTCATCCGTGCTTACTCCATCTTATAA
- the LOC110648515 gene encoding uncharacterized protein LOC110648515 isoform X1 produces the protein MAVAGLHNVSVLDSSFLREPQSEAVTIRGDDGRTSTRASSVLRMWRELEDEHVVSHGRERFGGRMPNNRSDGLSSDLSRMDISDSHGSEHSGTSEDVSVSENDYGQWSPGPIGSENGQDDTSDLGEIARERVRQIFQEWMNCAARECTSNISWRSNSSRAQWLGETEQERVRIIREWVQMNSRQRGTCVDHRQEHGAELVGQIEQVLDGSVVNPNVGQIEHTRRGIRRLCGRQALLDMLKRAERERHHELQVLLEHRAVSQFAHRNRIQSLLRGRFLRNGRMIEDKRPTSIAASELGLLRQRHTVSGLREGFFSRLDHSIYGQVSSSASDTSSNTDINGNGSEQTQVNNSQQVVDGFHEQTESNIEETDNHGLSDGRTDIGSNIVEDRSSQESTSASEVESGKVPENEIRDRQQTMSTEFVGSRDGTGEEVNGNWREGTNENVAGEQIRLQSTSEVFSQQLEPNGNENSAPILSNHVDDLDGNEVEDVNQHGSAALVDQWQSQVLGSEDGGSFADGFGSNEWRDGIQDNMDGHQHETIANEWLVNDDRDEASEVWHQDGGFQEAVQSWLEEPSEREAVPAGRMDPSYLPDDDNAYSMEIRELLNRRSVSTLLRSGFRESLDQLIRSYVERQSHAPLDWELQGTSPTSADQELEQHSGDQNEGQQDSVQNSPLALPSPSIPPVQQLWDQESQHFTWSHHDMHQRFGIEWDIINDLRIDMARLQQRMNNMQRMLEACMDMQLELQRSIREEVSAALNRSAGSAGACMEVGMCENGLPEDSSKWDHVRKGICCICCDSNIDSLLYRCGHMCTCSKCANELVQKGEKCPMCRAPVIEVIRAYSIL, from the exons ATGGCTGTTGCTGGTCTACACAATGTTTCTGTACTTGATTCTTCATTTCTTAGAGAACCTCAATCAGAAGCTGTGACAATAAGGGGTGATGATGGCAGAACTAGCACCCGAGCTTCATCAGTCCTGCGAATGTGGCGGGAGCTTGAGGATGAGCATGTGGTGAGTCATGGCCGAGAGAGATTTGGTGGGAGAATGCCCAACAATAGAAGTGATGGTTTGAGTTCTGACCTGTCAAGGATGGATATTTCTGACAGCCATGGTAGTGAGCATAGTGGCACCTCAGAGGATGTGAGTGTGAGTGAGAATGACTATGGACAATGGTCTCCAGGTCCAATTGGATCAGAGAATGGTCAAGACGATACTTCTGATCTGGGTGAGATTGCAAGGGAAAGGGTAAGGCAGATTTTTCAGGAATGGATGAACTGCGCTGCAAGGGAATGCACATCTAATATTTCCTGGAGGAGCAATAGTTCTAGGGCACAATGGCTTGGTGAAACTGAGCAGGAGAGGGTAAGAATTATAAGGGAGTGGGTACAAATGAACAGCCGACAGAGAGGTACTTGTGTTGACCATAGACAAGAGCATGGTGCTGAACTTGTGGGTCAAATAGAGCAAGTTCTTGATGGATCAGTTGTTAACCCCAATGTAGGACAAATTGAGCATACACGGAGGGGCATTCGTCGGTTATGTGGTAGACAGGCTCTGCTTGATATGCTTAAAAGGGCTGAGAGAGAAAGGCATCATGAGCTTCAAGTTCTGTTGGAGCATCGGGCTGTATCACAATTTGCTCATCGCAACCGTATTCAG TCATTACTCAGAGGTAGGTTCTTGCGAAATGGCAGAATGATTGAAGACAAGAGGCCTACATCCATAGCTGCAAGTGAATTGGGCTTACTGAGGCAAAGACATACAGTATCTGGTTTGAG GGAAGGGTTTTTCTCCAGATTGGACCATTCTATTTATGGTCAAGTAAGCAGCAGTGCCTCTGATACTTCATCTAACACTGACATCAATGGTAATGGAAGTGAACAAACCCAAGTAAATAATTCACAACAGGTTGTAGATGGATTTCATGAACAAACAGAGTCAAATATTGAGGAAACTGACAACCACGGGTTATCAGATGGTAGAACTGATATAGGAAGTAACATTGTTGAAGATAGAAGTTCTCAGGAATCTACTTCTGCTTCAGAAGTGGAGTCAGGAAAAGTTCCAGAGAATGAGATAAGAGACAGGCAACAAACCATGAGTACCGAATTTGTTGGAAGCAGAGATGGTACTGGAGAAGAGGTGAATGGAAACTGGAGAGAAGGTACCAATGAAAATGTAGCTGGAGAGCAAATTCGTCTGCAGTCAACCAGTGAAGTATTTTCTCAACAATTAGAGCCAAATGGGAATGAAAATTCTGCCCCCATCTTATCCAATCATGTGGATGATTTGGATGGCAATGAAGTTGAAGATGTAAATCAGCATGGATCTGCTGCACTAGTAGACCAGTGGCAGAGTCAAGTTTTAGGAAGTGAAGACGGAGGCTCGTTTGCAGATGGTTTTGGATCTAATGAATGGAGAGATGGTATTCAAGATAACATGGATGGACATCAACATGAAACCATTGCTAATGAATGGCTGGTAAATGATGATAGAGATGAAGCCTCTGAGGTGTGGCACCAAGATGGTGGTTTTCAAGAGGCCGTTCAAAGTTGGTTAGAAGAGCCTTCTGAACGGGAAGCTGTTCCTGCTGGAAGGATGGATCCTTCTTATTTACCTGATGATGACAATGCGTACAGTATGGAAATCAGGGAACTCCTAAATAG GAGAAGTGTCTCTACTCTTCTTCGTAGTGGTTTCCGTGAGAGTCTTGATCAATTGATACGATCTTATGTGGAAAGGCAAAGCCATGCTCCCCTTGATTGGGAACTGCAAGGAACATCACCCACATCAGCTGACCAAGAACTGGAGCAGCATAGTGGGGATCAGAATGAGGGTCAGCAAGATTCTGTTCAGAATTCCCCCCTTGCTCTACCTTCTCCATCAATTCCCCCTGTACAGCAGCTCTGGGACCAGGAGTCCCAGCATTTTACATGGTCACACCATGACATGCATCAACGCTTTGGAATT GAGTGGGACATCATTAATGATTTGAGGATTGACATGGCTAGGTTACAACAAAGGATGAATAACATGCAGAGGATGCTGGAAGCCTGTATGGACATGCAACTTGAGTTGCAGAGGTCAATTAGGGAAGAAGTTTCTGCTGCTCTAAATCGCTCAGCTGGATCAGCAGGTGCATGCATGGAAGTTG GTATGTGCGAGAATGGTTTGCCAGAGGATAGTTCTAAATGGGATCATGTGAGAAAAGGAATTTGCTGTATATGTTGTGATAGCAATATAGACTCTTTGCTGTACAG ATGTGGGCACATGTGCACTTGTTCAAAATGTGCAAATGAGTTGGTCCAAAAAGGAGAAAAGTGTCCAATGTGCAGGGCACCTGTAATTGAGGTCATCCGTGCTTACTCCATCTTATAA